In Xiphophorus hellerii strain 12219 chromosome 4, Xiphophorus_hellerii-4.1, whole genome shotgun sequence, a single genomic region encodes these proteins:
- the LOC116718625 gene encoding E3 ubiquitin-protein ligase TRIM21-like translates to MSSGSNLRSKDQFLCSICLDVFTDPVSTPCGHNFCKTCITQLWDINVSYRCPLCNKHFASRPQLRVNTLLKEMVDQFRGEAQQEASSSSEQQAAKPGEVPCDVCTGPKLKALKSCMECLLSYCQTHLEPHLTAPRLKKHQLMEAVENLEDRMCLQHDKPLELFCRTDQTCVCLVCPVLDHKNHEFVPLREESEGKKAELRKTEAEVQEMIQERRLKIQEIRESVKISKDAADREKAGGVQVFMALIESAERGLKELLKEIQDKQETTEKQAEDFIRDLEQEITELKKRSSEVKQLSQDEDHLHLLQSFSSLKDAPPTKTWTEVRVHPPSYEGTVVRAVAQLQEEMKRMMEAEMKRIHQFAVDVTLDPDTAHPNLILSDDGKQVKHGDERKNLPDNPERFDQCVNVLGQQSFCSGRFYFEVQVKGKTEWTLGVARESINRKGQITLRPQDGFWTVVLRNGYEYKACAGPSVRLHLHPGPQKVGVFVDYEEGLVSFYDVDAAALIYSFTGCCFKEKLYPYFSPCKNDGGKNSDPLIICPVNQADR, encoded by the coding sequence CAACTTCTGCAAAACCTGCATCACTCAGCTCTGGGATATAAATGTTTCCTACAGGTGTCCTCTGTGCAACAAGCATTTCGCCTCCAGGCCTCAGCTGAGAGTCAACACTTTATTAAAAGAGATGGTTGATCAGTTCAGAGGTGAAGCTCAGCAGgaagccagcagcagctcagagcaACAAGCTGCCAAACCAGGAGAAGTTCCCTGTGACGTCTGCACTGGACCCAAACTGAAGGCCCTGAAGTCCTGCATGGAGTGTCTGCTCTCCTACTGCCAGACTCACCTGGAGCCTCACCTGACCGCTCCACGTCTGAAGAAACATCAGCTGATGGAGGCGGTGGAGAACCTGGAGGACAGGATGTGTCTGCAGCACGATAAACCTCTGGAGCTGTTCTGTAGGACCGACCAGACATGCGTCTGCTTGGTCTGTCCTGTTTTAGACCACAAGAACCACGAGTTTGTTCCTCTGAGAGAAGAATCTGAAGGAAAGAAGGCAGAGCTGAGGAAGACGGAGGCTGAAGTTCAGGAGATGATCCAGGAGAGACGACTGAAGATCCAGGAGATCAGAGAGTCGGTGAAGATCAGTAAAGATGctgcagacagagagaaagctGGAGGTGTTCAGGTCTTCATGGCTCTGATAGAGTCTGCTGAGAGAGGCCTGAAGGAGCTCCTCAAGGAGATCCAAGACAAACAGGAAACTACAGAGAAACAGGCTGAAGACTTCATCAGAGATCTGGaacaggagatcactgagctgaagaagaGGAGCTCTGAGGTCAAGCAGCTCTCACAGGATGAAGatcacctccacctcctccaaaGCTTCTCCTCCCTGAAAGATGCTCCACCCACCAAGACCTGgacagaggtcagagttcatccaCCATCATATGAGGGGACTGTGGTGAGAGCTGTGGctcagctgcaggaggagatgAAGAGGATGATGGAGGCTGAGATGAAGAGGATCCATCAGTTTGCTGTTGATGTGACTCTGGATCCTGATACGGCTCATCCTAACCTCATCCTGTCTGATGATGGAAAACAGGTGAAACATGGAGACGAGAGGAAGAATCTTCCAGACAATCCAGAGAGATTTGATCAGTGTGTTAATGTTTTAGGACAGCAGAGTTTCTGTTCAGGCAGATTTTACTTTGAGGTTCAGGTTAAAGGAAAGACTGAGTGGACTTTAGGAGTGGCCAGAGAATCCATCAACAGGAAGGGACAAATCACACTGAGACCTCAGGACGGTTTCTGGACTGTTGTGCTGAGAAATGGATATGAGTACAAAGCTTGTGCTGGACCTTCAGTCCGTCTCCATCTCCATCCTGGTCCTCAGAAGGTGGGGGTGTTTGTGGATTATGAGGAGGGTCTGGTCTCCTTTTATGATGTAGATGCTGCAGCTCTGATCTACTCCTTTACTGGCTGCTGCTTCAAGGAGAAACTCTACCCATACTTCAGTCCCTGCAAAAATGATGGAGGTAAAAACTCTGATCCTCTGATCATCTGTCCTGTTAATCAGGCTGATCGTTGa
- the LOC116718628 gene encoding LOW QUALITY PROTEIN: ankyrin repeat and BTB/POZ domain-containing protein 2-like (The sequence of the model RefSeq protein was modified relative to this genomic sequence to represent the inferred CDS: inserted 2 bases in 1 codon), translated as MSNSVLVKTLEDLSLDSGYIAGEASLSTCGRSGQSQPPSSGPRRCSWWQQAGSLYSRNGSSDSVSSTLPEDAADALSKCPCLPELEEYPWTERELRDVVQKVSRGDCFAPEAVHRLSVLLRRAVFRVSREAQRQSGLHRRCSRLEVQSAVRLVLSWGLAERSVSSAVRAVSLHCMNSGDXLLSVGRFFRWMVETRVSVRVHEYSAICLAACVESLAEEVARRALHLAC; from the exons ATGTCCAACTCTGTGCTGGTGAAAACCTTGGAGGACCTGAGCTTAGACTCGGGTTATATAGCCGGCGAGGCCAGCCTGTCCACCTGCGGCAGGTCTGGTCAGTCTCAGCCGCCCTCCAGCGGCCCTCGCCGGTGTTCGTGGTGGCAGCAGGCCGGCTCTCTGTACAGCAGGAACGGCAGCTCGGACTCGGTGAGCAGCACGCTGCCGGAGGACGCGGCGGACGCCCTGTCCAAGTGTCCCTGCCTGCCTGAGCTGGAGGAGTATCCGTGGACGGAGCGGGAGCTGCGGGACGTGGTGCAGAAAGTCTCCAGGGGGGACTGCTTCGCCCCGGAGGCCGTCCACCGGCTGTCCGTCCTGCTCCGGAGGGCTGTGTTCAGGGTGTCCCGGGAGGCGCAGCGGCAGAGCGGGCTCCACCGGCGGTGCTCCCGCCTGGAGGTGCAGAGCGCCGTGCGGCTGGTGCTCAGCTGGGGCTTGGCCGAGCGCAGCGTCTCCTCCGCGGTCAGAGCCGTCTCTCTGCACTGCATGAACTCCGGGGA ACTGCTCTCCGTGGGCCGCTTCTTCCGGTGGATGGTGGAAACACGCGTGTCGGTGCGCGTCCACGAGTACTCCGCAATCTGCCTAGCGGCGTGCGTGGAAAGTTTGGCGGAAGAGGTGGCGAGACGGGCGCTGCACCTGGCCTGTTGA